In the Bacillus shivajii genome, one interval contains:
- a CDS encoding nicotinate phosphoribosyltransferase, with the protein MKEIKLKLEGKINRLTNKTFKFDERVGEGWFSAVYFLKTKKIAERFKKDNIVTMQFFQKKHAVLCGTDEVIALIHTFAENPEELEIHSLRDGDKIEPHETVLTIRGPYQNFGFLEGIIDGILGRRTSVATNVYKVVKAAKSSGKEKPVIFMGDRDDHFTQQAGDGYAAFIGGSQAQATHAMNEWWGKRGIGTMPHALIQLFEGDVVEASRAYHETFPEDDLIALVDYNNDVITDSLKVARDFGDTLKGVRVDTSKNLVDQYFTRNPELLGTFDPRGVNPPLLFALRKALDDEGFQHVKIVVSGGFDAERIETYEKLNVPVDMYGVGSSLLNIHIGFTGDNVLLNDKEEAKTGRKYRENPKLERIEYTE; encoded by the coding sequence ATGAAAGAGATTAAATTAAAATTAGAGGGGAAAATTAACCGTCTCACAAATAAAACATTTAAATTTGATGAACGAGTTGGAGAAGGTTGGTTTTCAGCTGTTTATTTTCTGAAAACGAAAAAAATCGCAGAAAGATTCAAAAAAGATAACATTGTGACGATGCAATTTTTCCAAAAAAAGCATGCTGTTTTATGTGGAACGGATGAAGTGATTGCTCTCATTCATACGTTTGCAGAAAACCCTGAAGAGTTAGAGATTCATTCATTAAGAGATGGCGATAAAATCGAACCTCATGAAACCGTGCTAACGATTCGTGGCCCTTACCAGAATTTTGGCTTTTTAGAGGGAATCATTGATGGGATTTTAGGTCGTCGTACGTCAGTTGCAACAAATGTTTACAAAGTAGTAAAAGCGGCAAAATCATCAGGAAAAGAAAAGCCAGTTATTTTTATGGGCGATCGTGATGATCACTTTACACAGCAAGCTGGAGACGGTTATGCTGCATTTATCGGAGGATCACAAGCACAAGCTACTCATGCGATGAATGAATGGTGGGGAAAAAGAGGAATCGGCACGATGCCTCATGCATTAATCCAATTGTTTGAAGGCGATGTTGTTGAAGCGTCACGTGCTTATCATGAAACATTTCCAGAAGATGATTTAATCGCTCTTGTGGACTATAATAATGATGTCATAACTGATTCATTAAAAGTTGCTAGAGACTTTGGTGATACGTTAAAAGGTGTACGTGTCGATACGTCCAAAAACCTTGTCGATCAATATTTCACAAGGAACCCTGAATTACTAGGTACATTTGACCCTCGAGGGGTAAACCCTCCACTGTTATTTGCATTACGTAAAGCACTTGATGATGAAGGCTTTCAACATGTAAAGATTGTCGTTTCAGGTGGGTTTGATGCTGAGCGTATTGAAACCTATGAGAAATTAAATGTACCTGTTGATATGTATGGTGTAGGAAGCAGTTTGTTAAATATTCATATCGGCTTTACAGGTGATAACGTTCTTTTAAATGATAAAGAGGAAGCAAAGACAGGAAGAAAATATCGTGAAAACCCAAAACTAGAACGAATTGAATATACAGAATAA